One Acetobacter ghanensis DNA window includes the following coding sequences:
- a CDS encoding DUF1217 domain-containing protein — MSVSGISPVSQYLMALKNEDAAASNYAKTDVTTKQAVAAFEESAATITTASQLLKNYSTLQVVLGAYGMGSYSSATAIVQKLLTQDPDSSTSLAKSSGNATWLAFADAFKSWGEGGGSVQTTPLTSSTITSIVNEYQTDTTASLTSDISSFKSEAATITTASQLLNNSTVLDVVLSAFGMESLEDDTTVLTSLLTQDPSSSTSLAQTSGNTSWQAFAYTFQAMAKGGGTATSTPFTSSTLSSIALRYQIAVNNAIDTNVNAFKSQAATITSASALMSNSTVLSMVMSNYGLDSSTDNTSILTALLTQDPTSSTSLAQASGSTAWQDFATAFKALGQGDGTATSTPFTSSTITAIASKYTAEIGSETSAAITSFKSDALSMTSVNDLLNDSSSLQVVLGAYGLGSLASDTDVVKTLLTQDPDSSTSLAQTSGNSEWLAFAEAFKTWGQNNGTGSVMSSTLIASISSSFQSNMTSLVQSGISAFASAAATITTASALLANSSVLQVVTGAYGVDAASNETTLVNALLTQDPTSSTSVAAASGNSTWQTFADAFEVWGASGGSVSATPFTSEKIQTIADDYELRQYESSSALSDNGVGNALYFTRTMSSITSLSQLMSDSTLLTVVETVSGYDPDQFGALDYDQQVRLLEKKVDLTKLSTPKQIQQYAEQYLAMLQINPQTPDTPASLLDLFGGDDSDEGILALFDDGSDDSSSSGSIYSSLF, encoded by the coding sequence ATGAGCGTTAGCGGTATTTCGCCGGTAAGCCAGTATCTGATGGCCCTGAAGAATGAAGATGCGGCCGCGTCCAACTATGCCAAGACCGATGTGACGACCAAGCAGGCCGTAGCCGCGTTTGAAGAATCCGCCGCGACCATTACCACCGCCAGCCAGCTGCTCAAGAATTACTCCACCCTTCAGGTGGTGCTGGGTGCCTATGGCATGGGGTCGTATTCCAGCGCGACCGCCATTGTGCAGAAGCTGCTGACGCAGGACCCCGATTCCTCCACGTCGCTCGCCAAATCATCCGGCAACGCCACGTGGCTGGCCTTTGCCGATGCGTTTAAATCCTGGGGGGAAGGCGGGGGCAGCGTGCAGACAACGCCGCTGACATCCTCCACCATTACCTCCATCGTCAACGAATATCAGACCGACACAACGGCCTCCCTCACCAGCGATATTTCGAGCTTCAAAAGCGAGGCGGCGACCATTACCACCGCCAGCCAGTTGCTGAACAACTCTACCGTGCTGGATGTGGTGCTGAGCGCCTTTGGCATGGAATCGCTTGAGGATGACACAACAGTCCTGACCTCGTTGCTCACGCAGGACCCAAGCTCCTCCACATCGCTGGCGCAGACATCGGGCAACACGTCGTGGCAGGCTTTTGCCTACACGTTTCAGGCTATGGCCAAGGGGGGCGGCACGGCTACGTCCACACCGTTTACCTCCTCCACCCTCAGTTCCATTGCGCTGCGCTACCAGATTGCGGTTAACAACGCGATCGACACCAATGTTAATGCGTTCAAAAGTCAGGCGGCGACCATCACCAGCGCGTCCGCCCTGATGAGCAATTCGACCGTGCTCTCCATGGTCATGAGCAATTACGGGCTGGATTCCAGCACGGACAACACCAGTATTCTTACCGCGCTGCTCACGCAGGACCCCACATCGTCCACCTCTTTGGCGCAGGCGTCGGGCAGTACGGCATGGCAGGACTTTGCCACCGCCTTTAAGGCGCTGGGCCAAGGGGATGGCACAGCTACATCCACGCCGTTTACCTCCTCCACCATTACCGCCATTGCCAGCAAATATACGGCGGAAATCGGGAGCGAGACCAGCGCTGCCATTACGTCCTTCAAGAGTGATGCGCTGAGCATGACTTCGGTGAATGACCTGCTGAATGACAGTTCATCCTTGCAGGTGGTGTTGGGGGCGTATGGTCTGGGGTCTCTGGCCAGCGATACCGATGTGGTGAAAACCCTGCTGACGCAGGACCCGGATTCCTCCACCTCTCTGGCGCAGACATCGGGCAATTCCGAATGGCTGGCCTTTGCCGAGGCCTTTAAAACATGGGGGCAGAATAACGGGACCGGCAGCGTTATGTCGTCCACGCTTATTGCGTCCATTTCCTCCAGCTTCCAGAGCAACATGACCTCGCTGGTGCAGTCGGGCATCAGTGCGTTTGCAAGTGCTGCTGCGACCATCACCACCGCCAGCGCCCTGCTGGCCAATTCTAGCGTGTTGCAGGTTGTGACCGGGGCTTACGGCGTGGATGCCGCCAGTAACGAGACTACGCTGGTTAACGCCCTGCTGACGCAGGACCCCACATCGTCCACATCGGTTGCGGCTGCTTCGGGCAATTCCACGTGGCAGACCTTTGCCGATGCGTTTGAAGTCTGGGGTGCCAGCGGGGGCAGCGTGAGCGCAACGCCCTTTACGTCTGAAAAAATTCAGACCATCGCGGATGATTACGAACTCCGGCAGTACGAAAGTAGCTCCGCGCTGAGTGACAACGGTGTTGGTAACGCCCTGTACTTTACCCGCACCATGAGCAGCATTACGTCCCTGTCCCAGCTTATGTCAGACTCGACCCTGCTGACTGTGGTGGAGACAGTCTCCGGCTACGACCCGGACCAGTTTGGCGCGCTGGATTATGACCAGCAGGTGCGTCTGCTGGAAAAGAAGGTGGACCTCACCAAGTTGTCCACGCCCAAGCAGATCCAGCAATATGCCGAGCAGTATCTGGCCATGTTGCAGATCAACCCACAAACGCCGGATACGCCCGCCAGCCTGCTGGACCTGTTTGGTGGGGATGATAGCGATGAGGGTATTCTCGCCCTGTTTGATGATGGCAGTGACGATTCCTCCTCCTCGGGCAGTATTTATTCCAGCCTGTTCTAG
- a CDS encoding glycosyltransferase family 25 protein, translating into MFKFFISNDTTPGQTDRFLRLNAHVPELVRSIGVSEQTLDVQAMKQMNLITAECQFSPRAFAAALSHVALWGNVAQHKTAVHVFENNAVLCANFEAESTRILASLPEDWDFVLWGNTPGATIQFDVLPELALFSGAVQPPYSARGAAALSEMNVTSLAFPLMATQSIAGYAISPSGAEKLIKACVPLTSTSVPAANGQDGNVAAQTLPQLMSLHYSTMKAYVCVPPLCMTDASAPSL; encoded by the coding sequence ATGTTCAAGTTTTTCATCAGCAATGACACAACGCCAGGCCAGACGGACCGGTTCCTGCGCCTGAACGCCCATGTTCCCGAGCTTGTCCGCTCCATTGGCGTTAGCGAGCAGACGCTAGACGTGCAGGCCATGAAGCAGATGAACCTGATTACGGCCGAATGTCAGTTCTCCCCCCGCGCATTTGCCGCAGCCCTGTCCCACGTGGCGCTGTGGGGCAACGTGGCCCAGCACAAGACCGCCGTGCATGTGTTTGAAAACAACGCCGTGCTGTGCGCCAACTTTGAAGCGGAAAGCACGCGCATTCTGGCCAGCCTGCCAGAGGACTGGGACTTTGTGCTGTGGGGCAACACGCCCGGCGCAACCATTCAGTTTGATGTTCTGCCGGAACTGGCGCTCTTTTCTGGCGCGGTGCAGCCTCCGTACTCCGCCCGTGGCGCCGCCGCGCTGAGCGAGATGAACGTCACCTCCCTCGCCTTCCCGCTTATGGCCACGCAGAGTATCGCTGGCTATGCCATCTCCCCTTCCGGCGCGGAAAAGCTGATCAAGGCCTGCGTGCCCCTGACCAGCACCAGCGTACCCGCTGCCAATGGGCAGGATGGCAATGTGGCCGCACAGACGCTTCCGCAGTTGATGAGCCTGCACTACTCCACCATGAAGGCTTATGTTTGCGTGCCGCCCCTTTGCATGACAGACGCCTCGGCTCCCTCCCTCTAA
- a CDS encoding rod-binding protein — MSSIPNVSAAQIASAQNAASTRAGLSAEALEKTRKAAIDFEGVTIGEMLQPMFDTVDTANSLFGGGAAESQFRSLQVLEMGKQIANNGGIGLADSVYRQMVAMQEKAQQEKGES; from the coding sequence ATGAGCTCAATTCCCAACGTAAGCGCAGCCCAGATTGCCAGCGCCCAGAACGCCGCGTCCACCCGCGCGGGGCTGAGTGCTGAGGCGCTGGAAAAAACGCGCAAGGCCGCCATCGACTTTGAAGGCGTGACCATAGGCGAAATGCTTCAGCCTATGTTTGACACGGTGGACACGGCCAACAGCCTGTTTGGCGGCGGGGCGGCGGAGTCCCAGTTCCGGTCGTTGCAGGTGCTGGAAATGGGGAAGCAGATTGCCAATAATGGCGGCATTGGTCTGGCGGACAGCGTGTACCGCCAGATGGTGGCCATGCAGGAAAAAGCACAGCAGGAAAAGGGCGAATCATGA
- a CDS encoding flagellar basal body P-ring protein FlgI → MAAVFMLSLFVPVSPAHAITVRVKDIVDYEGVRDNQLVGYGLVVGLHGTGDRLTNIIFTRETLISMLNRLGVNIRDREIQLQTHDVAAVMVTATLPPFSHGGGRIDVTVSAVGDAQDLTGGTLLVTPLQAADGEVYAVAQGSLVTNAFTAGGQAATVTRNIPTSGHIANGGVVEREVPVKLGETGVIHLSLHNPNFTTATRVAEVINRRIGAHMAQVDDPRTIAVDLTGRNPSLTLYRIGDLQIEPDTMAKVVVDEASGTIVMGDSVRISTVAIAQGNLTIQVTETPQVAQPAPFSNGVTAVVPRTQANVSTDSSHRLGILREGPTLASLVAGMNALGMGPRDMIGILQAIKADGALQADLEVR, encoded by the coding sequence CTCTCCCTGTTTGTGCCCGTCTCTCCCGCTCATGCCATTACGGTGCGGGTGAAGGATATTGTTGATTACGAAGGCGTGCGGGACAACCAACTGGTCGGCTACGGGCTTGTTGTGGGCCTGCATGGCACGGGCGACCGTCTGACCAACATCATCTTCACGCGTGAGACGTTGATCAGCATGCTCAACCGTCTGGGCGTGAACATCCGTGACCGTGAAATTCAGTTGCAGACGCATGACGTGGCCGCCGTTATGGTCACCGCCACCCTGCCGCCGTTCTCACACGGGGGCGGGCGGATTGACGTAACCGTTTCCGCCGTGGGTGACGCGCAGGACCTGACCGGGGGTACCCTGCTGGTAACGCCCCTACAGGCTGCGGATGGCGAGGTGTACGCCGTGGCGCAGGGTTCCCTTGTGACCAACGCCTTTACGGCGGGGGGGCAGGCCGCAACGGTTACGCGTAACATCCCCACCAGCGGGCATATTGCCAATGGTGGCGTGGTGGAACGTGAGGTGCCGGTCAAACTGGGGGAGACGGGGGTTATTCACCTCTCGCTGCATAACCCCAACTTTACCACCGCAACCCGTGTGGCCGAGGTTATCAACCGCAGAATTGGCGCGCATATGGCGCAGGTGGATGACCCGCGCACCATTGCCGTGGACCTGACCGGGCGCAACCCGTCCCTGACCCTGTACCGGATTGGTGACCTCCAGATTGAGCCGGATACCATGGCCAAGGTTGTGGTGGATGAGGCCAGTGGCACCATTGTTATGGGTGACAGTGTGCGGATTAGCACCGTGGCCATTGCGCAGGGGAACCTGACCATTCAGGTCACCGAAACACCACAGGTGGCCCAGCCAGCCCCCTTCTCCAACGGTGTGACCGCCGTTGTCCCCCGTACGCAGGCCAATGTGAGCACGGATAGCTCGCACAGGTTGGGTATCCTGCGGGAAGGGCCAACACTGGCCAGCCTTGTGGCGGGGATGAACGCACTGGGCATGGGCCCGCGAGACATGATTGGCATTTTGCAGGCCATCAAGGCGGATGGCGCGCTACAGGCCGATCTGGAAGTGAGGTAG